In Quercus robur chromosome 10, dhQueRobu3.1, whole genome shotgun sequence, a genomic segment contains:
- the LOC126701472 gene encoding anaphase-promoting complex subunit 8-like — MNSKESCRSELRIAIRQLSDRCLYTASKWAAEQLMGIEQDPANFTPSNTRFQWGSSSIRRRFRTNEITSTPIAGVSYVSTPVMEEDDAVDGDFYLLAKSYFDCREYRRAAHVLRDQTGKKSVFLRCYALYLAGEKRKEEEVIELEGPLGKSDSVNRELVSLERELSTLRKNGSIDPFGLYLYGLVLKEKGSETVARTVLVESVNSYPWNWNAWSELQSLCTTIDILNSLNLNNHWMKDFFLASAYLEIRMHSESLVKYEYLQGTFGYSNYIQAQIAKAQYSLREFQQVETIFEELLRNDPYRVEDMDMYSNVLYANECSSALSYLAHRVFMTDKYRPESCCIIGNYYSLKGQHEKSVMYFRRALKLNKNYLSAWTLMGHEYIEMKNTPAAVDAYRRAIDINPCDYRAWYGLGQAYEMMGMPFYALHYFRKSVFLQPNDSRLWISMAHCYETDQLRMLEEAIKCYRRAANCNDREAIALHQLAKLQYELGRPEEAAFYYKKDLERMEAEEREGPNMVEALLYLATYYKTQKRFDEAEVYCTRLLDFTGPEKETAKSLLRGMRTTQSGFPSMDVEHFSP, encoded by the exons atgaattcAAAAGAGAGTTGTAGAAGTGAGCTCCGCATTGCGATTCGTCAGCTCAGTGATCGTTGCCTCTACACTGCTTCCAAATG GGCAGCAGAACAGTTGATGGGTATTGAGCAAGACCCGGCAAATTTCACGCCTTCAAACACCAGATTCCAGTGGGGAAGCTCAAGCATTCGCAGGAGATTCCGCACGAATGAGATCACTTCAACACCCATTGCTGGTGTGTCGTACGTGTCTACTCCTGTGATGGAGGAGGACGATGCTGTGGATGGTGACTTTTACCTCCTGGCTAAGTCTTACTTTGACTGCCGAGAGTACAGGAGGGCTGCTCATGTGCTACGGGACCAAACTGGGAAGAAATCTGTGTTCTTGCGTTGTTATGCTCTTTATCTG GCTGGGGAAAAGCGGAAAGAAGAAGAGGTGATAGAACTTGAGGGACCCTTAGGTAAGAGTGATTCTGTGAACCGCGAACTGGTCTCTTTGGAGCGTGAGTTATCAACACTTCGCAAGAATGGCTCAATTGATCCATTTGGATTGTACTTGTATGGTCTTGTTCTCAAAGAGAAAGGCAGCGAGACTGTTGCTCGTACAGTTCTTGTTGAGTCTGTGAATAGCTACCCTTGGAACTGGAATGCATGGTCAGAGCTGCAGTCTTTGTGTACTACAATTGACATCTTGAACAGCCTCAATCTCAACAACCATTGGATGAAGGACTTCTTTCTTGCCAGTGCTTACCTAGAAATTAGGATGCACAGCGAATCTTTAGTAAAATACGAATATCTACAGGGAACTTTTGGTTATAGTAATTACATCCAGGCTCAAATTGCAAAAGCCCAGTACAGTTTGAGGGAATTTCAACAAGTTGAAACAATATTTGAAGAACTTCTAAGAAATGATCCTTACCGAGTCGAAGACATGGATATGTATTCCAATGTGCTCTATGCAAATGAGTGTTCTTCTGCCCTGAGTTACCTTGCCCATAGGGTATTTATGACTGATAAATACAGGCCTGAATCTTGTTGCATTATTGGCAATTACTATAGTTTAAAGGGGCAGCATGAGAAGTCAGTTATGTATTTTAGGAGGGCActcaaattgaacaaaaattatttgtctGCTTGGACACTTATGGGTCATGAGTATATTGAGATGAAAAATACGCCAGCTGCTGTTGATGCCTATCGACGGGCTATAGATATAAATCCATGTGATTATCGAGCATGGTATGGACTAGGACAAGCTTATGAGATGATGGGCATGCCATTCTATGCCCTACATTACTTCCGAAAATCCGTATTCTTGCAGCCAAATGATTCTCGGTTGTGGATCTCAATGGCTCATTGTTATGAAACTGATCAACTTCGCATGCTTGAGGAGGCAATTAAGTGTTACAGAAGGGCAGCAAATTGTAATGACAGGGAAGCAATTGCCCTGCACCAACTAGCAAAGTTGCAATATGAACTCGGGCGTCCTGAAGAGGCAGCATTTTACTACAAGAAGGATTTGGAGAGGATGGAAGCTGAAGAGAGGGAAGGACCAAATATGGTAGAAGCTTTGCTTTATCTTGCTACGTACTATAAAACCCAGAAGAGATTTGACGAGGCAGAGGTGTATTGTACCCGTCTTCTGGATTTTACTGGCCCC